A genomic window from Herbiconiux aconitum includes:
- a CDS encoding L-rhamnose mutarotase — MRVALHSLTRDGLEEGYDQTHATIPPALAARFPEVGIHDWTIWRSGRDLFHLVECDDFLAALAALDADPANVEWQATIGPFVDHYEVTGDGDAGMPVPLVWRFRAQQEGIAGDA, encoded by the coding sequence ATGCGCGTCGCCCTGCACTCCCTCACCCGTGACGGCCTCGAAGAGGGCTACGACCAGACCCACGCCACGATTCCGCCGGCGCTGGCCGCGCGCTTCCCCGAGGTGGGCATCCACGACTGGACCATCTGGCGCAGTGGTCGCGACCTCTTCCACCTGGTGGAGTGCGACGACTTCCTCGCCGCATTGGCCGCGCTCGACGCCGACCCCGCGAACGTGGAATGGCAGGCCACGATCGGCCCGTTCGTCGACCACTACGAGGTGACGGGCGACGGGGATGCCGGCATGCCGGTGCCGCTGGTGTGGCGGTTCCGCGCGCAGCAGGAGGGCATCGCGGGCGACGCCTGA
- a CDS encoding alpha-galactosidase — protein sequence MTHGEEAVILLRSAGVSFAVELTSPVPRVLHWGEDLGPLSGTDLEALRQTAQPATLNNSPDAPRVFSVWPTERDGWSGTPAQSGHAAGTRTTPRPVLERSEVVVGGAGDATGVGAASGAGGASAATRAGDASDAGGSIELHFVDAVTAIRSRLCYSLDPHGVLAVDLSLTRDLSVGTPGSAAPYALASLDALLPLPERAGEIADFAGKWCRERSLQRTPVRFGAHRRESRRGKPGHDSPFLTLVGTPGFGFRHGEVWGMHVAWSGNQHTLVEELPEGAGPFRSVIGGGELLAPGEVLLADGESYAAPTVLFAWSGNGMDGVSERFHRRLRARSGHPSTARPLVLNTWEAVYFDHDLDRLGRLAELGARVGVERVVLDDGWFSGRRNADAGLGDWNVDRAVWPQGLAPFVQRVREHGMQFGLWFEPEMVNLDSDLAREHPDWLLAPVEGVGLPSRNQHVLDIGKPEVSHYLLDRIDALVREYAINYIKWDHNRDLSEAVSRGTGADGGDRPGVRQQTLALYALLDELRVRHPGLEIETCSGGGGRIDLGILERTDRVWASDCNDPVERLEIERWTSLLLPPELIGSHLGAAQAHTTSRVTSAPFRLATALFAHSGIEWDLTACSEEELEQIATWSAMYREFRSLVHGGRVVNADLADEATSMHGVLGDDGRGLYAWSRVATSAGGQAGRIRLPGLDPAARYEVRLREDLGRPSRHEARDPGWAEEAARGWVGVPGQVAAVAGLPLPTLNPQQTLLIEVRLAAARGAVDAGATDGEVDA from the coding sequence ATGACTCACGGCGAGGAAGCCGTCATTCTGCTGCGCTCGGCCGGGGTGTCTTTCGCTGTCGAACTGACCTCCCCGGTGCCTCGGGTGCTGCACTGGGGTGAGGATCTCGGGCCGCTCTCCGGCACCGATCTCGAGGCTCTGCGACAGACCGCGCAGCCTGCGACGCTCAACAACTCGCCGGATGCGCCGCGCGTCTTCTCGGTCTGGCCCACGGAGCGCGACGGGTGGTCGGGCACTCCGGCGCAATCCGGTCACGCGGCCGGAACCCGCACCACGCCGCGGCCGGTGCTGGAGCGCAGCGAGGTGGTGGTCGGGGGGGCGGGTGACGCGACGGGCGTGGGCGCCGCGAGTGGCGCTGGCGGCGCGAGTGCTGCCACACGCGCGGGAGACGCGAGCGACGCAGGCGGGAGCATCGAACTGCATTTCGTCGACGCCGTCACCGCGATCCGCTCGCGCCTGTGCTACTCCCTCGACCCGCACGGCGTGCTCGCCGTCGACCTCAGCCTCACCCGAGACCTCTCGGTCGGCACCCCCGGCTCCGCGGCCCCCTATGCGCTCGCCTCCCTCGACGCACTGCTCCCGCTCCCCGAGCGGGCGGGCGAGATCGCCGACTTCGCCGGCAAATGGTGCCGCGAGCGCTCGCTGCAGCGCACTCCGGTGCGCTTCGGCGCCCACCGTCGCGAGAGCCGCCGCGGAAAGCCCGGGCACGACTCCCCGTTCCTGACGCTCGTCGGCACCCCCGGATTCGGCTTCCGGCACGGCGAGGTGTGGGGCATGCACGTCGCCTGGAGCGGCAACCAGCACACGCTCGTCGAAGAACTCCCCGAGGGCGCCGGCCCGTTCCGCTCCGTCATCGGCGGCGGCGAGCTGCTGGCGCCCGGCGAGGTGCTGCTCGCCGACGGTGAGAGCTACGCGGCTCCCACGGTGCTGTTCGCCTGGTCGGGGAACGGGATGGACGGCGTCTCCGAACGCTTCCACCGGCGACTGCGCGCGCGGTCCGGGCATCCGTCGACCGCCCGCCCGCTCGTGCTCAACACCTGGGAAGCGGTCTATTTCGACCACGACCTCGACCGCTTGGGCCGGCTCGCCGAACTCGGCGCGCGCGTCGGCGTCGAGCGGGTCGTGCTCGACGACGGCTGGTTCAGCGGCCGACGGAATGCGGATGCCGGGCTCGGCGACTGGAACGTCGACCGCGCGGTCTGGCCGCAGGGCCTCGCGCCCTTCGTGCAGCGGGTGCGCGAGCACGGGATGCAGTTCGGGCTGTGGTTCGAACCCGAGATGGTGAACCTCGACTCGGATCTGGCGCGCGAGCATCCGGATTGGCTGCTGGCACCGGTCGAGGGAGTGGGGTTGCCGTCGCGCAACCAGCACGTGCTCGACATCGGCAAGCCCGAAGTGTCGCACTACCTGCTCGACCGCATCGACGCCCTGGTGCGCGAATATGCGATCAACTACATCAAGTGGGATCACAATCGCGATCTCTCCGAGGCTGTGAGCCGCGGCACAGGCGCCGACGGCGGCGACCGGCCGGGTGTGCGGCAGCAGACCCTCGCGCTCTACGCGCTGCTCGACGAACTGCGGGTGCGGCATCCGGGGCTCGAGATCGAGACCTGCTCGGGCGGAGGCGGACGGATCGACCTCGGCATCCTCGAACGCACCGACCGGGTCTGGGCCTCCGACTGCAACGATCCCGTCGAGCGGCTCGAGATCGAGCGTTGGACCTCGCTGCTGCTGCCCCCCGAGTTGATCGGCAGCCACCTCGGGGCCGCCCAGGCGCACACCACTTCGCGGGTGACGTCGGCGCCCTTCCGGCTGGCCACGGCGCTGTTCGCGCACTCGGGCATCGAGTGGGACCTCACCGCCTGCAGCGAGGAGGAGCTCGAGCAGATCGCCACCTGGTCGGCGATGTACCGCGAGTTCCGCTCCCTCGTGCACGGCGGGCGCGTGGTGAACGCCGACCTCGCCGACGAGGCCACGAGCATGCACGGCGTGCTGGGCGACGACGGGCGGGGGCTCTACGCCTGGTCGCGGGTGGCGACCTCGGCCGGAGGGCAGGCGGGGCGCATCCGGTTGCCGGGGCTCGATCCGGCGGCGCGGTACGAGGTGCGGTTGCGCGAAGACCTCGGGCGGCCGAGCCGCCACGAGGCGCGCGACCCCGGCTGGGCCGAGGAGGCCGCACGCGGGTGGGTCGGCGTGCCCGGACAGGTGGCAGCCGTGGCCGGGCTGCCGCTGCCGACGCTGAACCCGCAGCAGACACTGCTGATCGAAGTGCGGCTCGCGGCCGCGCGCGGTGCCGTCGACGCCGGCGCCACGGATGGAGAGGTGGACGCATGA
- a CDS encoding GntR family transcriptional regulator: MDDRSRFLPARRALVDDVYDAVLGLLMDQEIAPGSRVSIDGIARQLDVSPTPVREALTRLEAEGLVVKRPLKGYTATPLLDAEGLRQLFELRTLLEPPAAGLAARRTTAEFLDALDALSRRMAEGARGGRDDDRFRDYRAFADQDAEFHRLIAQHSGNPLLADAIGRLRSHLHLYRLYFAHGIAEDAAGEHDAVLRALHTGDADAAEEAMREHIALSYRRIAARVDES, encoded by the coding sequence ATGGATGACCGTTCGCGCTTCCTGCCGGCCCGGCGAGCCCTGGTCGACGACGTCTACGACGCCGTGCTCGGCCTGCTGATGGATCAGGAGATCGCTCCTGGTTCCCGTGTGAGCATCGACGGCATCGCCCGACAGCTCGACGTCTCGCCCACGCCCGTTCGAGAAGCGCTCACCCGGCTGGAGGCGGAAGGGCTCGTGGTGAAGCGGCCGCTGAAGGGCTACACGGCGACACCGCTGCTCGACGCCGAGGGGCTCCGGCAGCTGTTCGAACTGCGCACCCTGCTCGAGCCGCCGGCCGCCGGTCTCGCAGCGAGGCGCACGACGGCTGAGTTCCTCGATGCTCTCGACGCCCTCTCCCGGCGGATGGCGGAGGGTGCCCGTGGGGGTCGCGACGACGACCGTTTTCGCGACTACCGCGCGTTCGCCGACCAAGACGCCGAGTTCCACCGTCTGATCGCCCAGCACTCCGGCAATCCGTTGCTGGCCGACGCGATCGGGCGGCTGCGCTCGCACCTGCACCTCTACCGGCTGTACTTCGCCCACGGCATCGCCGAAGACGCGGCGGGCGAGCACGATGCCGTGCTGAGGGCATTGCACACCGGAGACGCGGATGCCGCGGAGGAGGCCATGCGCGAGCACATCGCTCTCTCCTACCGGCGCATCGCGGCGCGGGTCGACGAGAGCTGA
- a CDS encoding GDSL-type esterase/lipase family protein — translation MTDHSHPATKPAPVPATVPATVLFVGDSVTDCERRSDPDGLGDGYVRVLAATPELKGGTVLNRGISGNRVVDLEARWADDVLAADALGDSAVVSILIGVNDTWRRYDNDDPTSAADFEAGYRRLLATLVARPSIAIVLMEPFLLPVTPEQSSWRDDLDPKIEVVRRLAAEFGATLVPTDVELTRLAAELGDGGAGALAADGVHPTSRGHAVISAIWLEHAGHLLAR, via the coding sequence ATGACCGACCATAGTCACCCCGCCACGAAGCCGGCCCCGGTGCCGGCCACCGTGCCCGCCACCGTGCTCTTCGTCGGCGACAGCGTCACGGATTGCGAACGCCGAAGCGACCCGGACGGGCTCGGAGACGGCTACGTGCGCGTGCTCGCGGCCACGCCGGAGCTCAAGGGCGGCACCGTGCTGAACCGGGGGATCAGCGGCAACCGCGTCGTCGATCTCGAGGCGCGCTGGGCCGACGACGTGCTCGCGGCCGACGCGCTCGGCGACTCGGCCGTGGTGAGCATCCTGATCGGCGTCAACGACACCTGGCGCCGCTACGACAACGACGACCCCACCTCGGCGGCCGACTTCGAGGCAGGCTACCGCCGTCTGCTCGCGACGCTCGTGGCGCGGCCTTCGATCGCGATCGTGCTGATGGAGCCGTTCCTGCTGCCGGTCACGCCTGAGCAGTCCTCGTGGCGCGACGACCTCGACCCCAAGATCGAGGTCGTGCGGCGCCTGGCCGCCGAGTTCGGCGCCACGCTCGTGCCCACCGACGTCGAGCTCACGCGGCTCGCGGCGGAGCTGGGCGACGGTGGCGCGGGGGCGCTCGCCGCCGACGGCGTGCACCCGACGTCGCGTGGGCACGCCGTGATCTCGGCGATCTGGCTCGAACACGCGGGGCACCTGCTGGCGCGCTGA
- a CDS encoding mandelate racemase/muconate lactonizing enzyme family protein gives MTSTPDTTIVSAEAWLCDLPVETVRTDAMQSFQKQETILVRIRTASGGEGVGYSYTIGTGGPAVLSLLRTTLLDALIGLDAARPEAVWLALAATTRATAVGVITCLALAAVDTAVWDARCKHTGLPLWVAAGGANPSIPLYDTEGGWLHLSTDELVAGARESQERGMRGVKIKVGKPRMHDDRERLQAVRDAVGPDLDIMVDANQSLTAAEAIRRAAAFEPLDIFWFEEPLPADDVAGHRALARSTSIPVAVGESLYSLGQFREYLQSQSAAIVQVDVARIGGITPWLKVAHLAEAFTVKVAPHFLMELHVSLTCAVPNALYLEHIPQLRAVTRTEMVVVEGAGVPSDEPGLGIDWDFDALDALRVA, from the coding sequence GTGACCAGCACGCCCGACACCACGATCGTCAGCGCCGAGGCCTGGCTCTGCGACCTCCCCGTCGAGACGGTGCGAACGGATGCGATGCAGTCCTTCCAGAAGCAGGAGACGATTCTGGTGCGCATCCGCACCGCATCGGGCGGAGAAGGCGTCGGCTACAGCTACACCATCGGCACCGGCGGCCCCGCCGTGCTGAGCCTCTTGCGCACGACCCTCCTCGACGCCCTGATCGGGCTGGACGCCGCGCGGCCCGAAGCCGTCTGGCTCGCCCTCGCCGCCACGACGCGCGCCACGGCCGTCGGCGTGATCACGTGTCTCGCCCTCGCCGCCGTCGACACCGCGGTGTGGGATGCCCGCTGCAAGCACACGGGCCTGCCACTCTGGGTGGCCGCCGGCGGCGCGAATCCCTCGATCCCGCTCTACGACACCGAAGGCGGCTGGCTGCACCTCAGCACCGACGAGCTCGTGGCCGGAGCCCGGGAATCGCAGGAGCGCGGGATGCGCGGCGTGAAGATCAAGGTCGGAAAGCCCCGAATGCACGACGACCGAGAACGGCTCCAGGCGGTGCGCGACGCCGTCGGGCCCGACCTCGACATCATGGTCGACGCCAACCAGTCGCTGACGGCTGCCGAGGCCATCCGGCGCGCGGCCGCTTTCGAACCGCTCGACATCTTCTGGTTCGAGGAGCCCCTGCCGGCCGACGACGTGGCCGGGCACCGGGCGCTGGCGCGCTCGACGAGCATCCCGGTCGCTGTGGGGGAGAGCCTGTATTCGCTCGGGCAGTTCCGGGAGTACCTGCAGTCGCAGTCGGCGGCCATCGTGCAGGTCGACGTGGCCCGCATCGGCGGCATCACGCCGTGGCTCAAGGTGGCGCACCTCGCCGAAGCCTTCACCGTGAAGGTCGCGCCGCACTTCTTGATGGAACTGCACGTCTCGCTCACCTGCGCCGTGCCGAACGCCCTCTACCTCGAGCACATCCCGCAGCTGCGGGCCGTGACCCGCACCGAGATGGTCGTCGTCGAGGGTGCCGGGGTGCCCTCCGATGAACCCGGGCTCGGCATCGACTGGGACTTCGATGCCCTCGACGCGCTCCGGGTCGCCTGA
- a CDS encoding carbohydrate ABC transporter permease: protein MTTTATPIPVTPTPAEPAATATATVRRPSRRRFSVGRAAAWTYIVIVLIVTIFPFYWILRTALSNNYALITDPASLVPTGFTLGAFQRVLGLATPEQAIAEGGSGASIEIGHFLLNSVIYATLSTVFIVFFSALAAYAFARLRWRGRELMFSLFLTALMVPGILTLLPNFVLVKELGLLNTFAGMILPTALFSAFNIFFLRQFMLGLSTETEEAALIDGAGRIRVFFRITLPMSSGPIITLSILGFITAWNDYFWPLLVTSDDSVQPLTLALAVFKQSSPQSAPDWAGLMAATLVAALPMLVLFIVFGKRIVNSIGFTGIK, encoded by the coding sequence ATGACCACCACCGCCACCCCCATCCCGGTCACTCCGACGCCCGCGGAGCCCGCTGCGACCGCGACCGCGACTGTGCGCCGGCCGAGCCGTCGGCGGTTCAGTGTCGGCCGCGCCGCAGCGTGGACGTACATCGTGATCGTGCTGATCGTCACGATCTTTCCGTTCTATTGGATTCTGCGCACAGCGCTCTCGAACAATTACGCCCTGATCACCGACCCCGCCTCGCTCGTGCCCACCGGCTTCACACTCGGAGCGTTCCAGCGGGTGCTCGGGCTCGCCACCCCCGAGCAGGCGATCGCGGAGGGCGGGTCGGGCGCCTCGATCGAGATCGGTCACTTCCTGCTGAACTCGGTGATCTACGCCACCCTCTCCACGGTGTTCATCGTGTTCTTCTCCGCCCTCGCCGCCTACGCCTTCGCCCGGTTGCGCTGGCGCGGACGGGAGCTGATGTTCAGCCTCTTCCTCACCGCACTCATGGTGCCCGGCATCCTCACCCTGCTGCCGAACTTCGTGCTCGTGAAGGAGCTGGGCCTGCTCAACACCTTCGCCGGCATGATCCTGCCGACGGCCCTCTTCTCGGCCTTCAACATCTTCTTCTTGCGGCAGTTCATGCTCGGACTCAGCACCGAGACCGAGGAGGCGGCCCTGATCGACGGGGCCGGCCGCATCCGGGTGTTCTTCCGCATCACGCTGCCGATGTCGTCGGGGCCCATCATCACGCTCTCGATCCTCGGCTTCATCACCGCCTGGAACGACTACTTCTGGCCCCTGCTCGTCACGAGCGACGACAGCGTCCAGCCCCTCACCCTCGCCCTCGCGGTGTTCAAGCAGTCGTCGCCGCAGTCGGCGCCCGACTGGGCGGGGCTCATGGCCGCGACCCTGGTGGCCGCCCTGCCGATGCTCGTGCTCTTCATCGTGTTCGGCAAGCGGATCGTCAACTCCATCGGCTTCACGGGCATCAAATGA
- a CDS encoding carbohydrate ABC transporter permease: MIARSGASAPTRLSRSERNRDRRGSVNAKAPAHRGDAKLAWLFIAPALIGFLVFAAYPTLRGIYLSFTDFKVLTPPTWIGLDNFVELLGDDVFWSSLLVTVYFVVLSVALGLTLSIITAVVLHRLTASTVVRGLIILPFLISGVVAATVWSWMLDTQLGIINIALEQLTGQSIQFLTSRAWAIPSIALISVWKSLGYTAIIIFAGLQTIPPTIYEAGRIDGANEFQMFRRLTLPLLRPILALVVVLNVIGAFQVFDIVQVATKGGPANASNVLQMYIYSKAFGQFDFGYASAMSLALFAVLIVITFLQMRLLRASESDTN; this comes from the coding sequence GTGATCGCAAGATCAGGGGCGTCGGCCCCGACGCGGCTCTCCCGGTCGGAACGCAATCGCGACCGACGCGGCTCCGTGAACGCGAAGGCTCCCGCGCACCGCGGCGACGCGAAGCTCGCCTGGCTCTTCATCGCCCCCGCGCTGATCGGGTTCCTGGTGTTCGCGGCCTACCCCACTCTTCGCGGCATCTACCTGAGCTTCACCGACTTCAAGGTGCTCACCCCGCCCACGTGGATCGGCCTCGACAACTTCGTCGAACTGCTCGGCGACGACGTGTTCTGGAGCTCCCTGCTCGTCACGGTCTATTTCGTGGTGCTCTCGGTGGCCCTCGGCCTCACGCTCTCGATCATCACCGCCGTGGTGCTGCACCGCCTCACCGCGTCGACCGTCGTGCGCGGCCTCATCATTTTGCCGTTCCTCATCTCGGGTGTGGTGGCCGCGACCGTGTGGTCGTGGATGCTCGACACCCAGCTCGGCATCATCAACATCGCGCTCGAGCAGCTCACCGGGCAGAGCATCCAGTTCCTCACCTCACGGGCCTGGGCCATTCCGTCGATCGCGCTGATCAGCGTGTGGAAGTCGCTCGGCTACACCGCCATCATCATCTTCGCGGGGCTGCAGACCATCCCGCCCACCATCTACGAAGCGGGCCGGATCGACGGCGCGAACGAGTTCCAGATGTTCCGGCGGTTGACCCTGCCGCTCCTGCGCCCCATCCTCGCCCTGGTCGTGGTGCTCAACGTGATCGGCGCGTTCCAGGTGTTCGACATCGTTCAGGTCGCCACCAAGGGCGGTCCGGCGAACGCCTCCAACGTGCTGCAGATGTACATCTACAGCAAGGCCTTCGGGCAATTCGACTTCGGCTACGCCTCGGCGATGTCGCTGGCGCTGTTCGCCGTGCTCATCGTCATCACCTTCCTGCAGATGCGCCTGTTGCGCGCGAGCGAATCGGACACCAACTGA
- a CDS encoding aminotransferase class V-fold PLP-dependent enzyme, which produces MPEDPLYLNHASYGPPPQAVADTVHTLLAEAMRGGPTTSADLHGEHARARAAIARLSGVPAERVALTTSTSQGLMQVAFGVRGEVLVSLDEFPANVYPWRRAESAGRLQVRGLPGSGVAGGGAGELLPVTPERIADALTPAIGVVAVSAVDFRTGYRTDLAGIRSVIGPDRLLVVDGIQGFGAIDTDWSPVDALVVGGQKWLRAGWGTGFMAFSEQGLARVEPTLGSWSGVEEQGDYDGTIHPLLSGAERHSVTNPSPFTSGALATALEGIEAAGLAATAAQIAHTAGRLADAIDTAGLTLLSPRSPAERAGIVVAGYPAGAAVEAHARLTAAGVTATLHGDSRIRFSPHTTTPAETVERVAELLRAD; this is translated from the coding sequence GTGCCCGAAGACCCCCTCTACCTGAACCACGCGAGCTACGGACCTCCCCCGCAGGCCGTGGCCGACACCGTCCACACCCTCCTGGCCGAGGCGATGCGCGGCGGACCCACCACCTCGGCCGACCTCCACGGCGAGCACGCCAGAGCGCGAGCGGCGATCGCGCGCCTCAGCGGCGTGCCTGCCGAGCGCGTGGCGCTGACGACGAGCACCTCGCAAGGCCTCATGCAGGTGGCGTTCGGGGTGCGCGGGGAGGTGCTCGTGAGCCTCGACGAGTTCCCGGCGAACGTGTACCCGTGGCGCCGGGCCGAATCCGCGGGCCGGTTGCAGGTTCGGGGCTTGCCCGGGTCGGGCGTGGCCGGTGGTGGCGCCGGTGAGCTCCTGCCCGTCACCCCCGAGCGCATCGCGGATGCGCTCACGCCGGCGATCGGCGTCGTCGCCGTGAGCGCGGTCGACTTCCGCACCGGGTACCGGACCGATCTGGCGGGCATCCGCTCGGTCATCGGGCCCGACCGCCTGCTCGTGGTCGACGGCATCCAGGGGTTCGGCGCGATCGACACCGACTGGTCACCCGTCGACGCACTCGTGGTGGGCGGTCAGAAGTGGTTGCGCGCGGGCTGGGGAACCGGATTCATGGCGTTCTCGGAGCAGGGCCTCGCGCGCGTGGAGCCGACGCTCGGCAGCTGGTCGGGGGTGGAGGAGCAGGGGGACTACGACGGCACGATCCATCCGCTGCTCTCGGGAGCCGAACGGCACTCGGTCACGAACCCGTCCCCCTTCACCTCGGGCGCACTCGCGACGGCCCTCGAGGGGATCGAGGCGGCAGGCCTCGCGGCGACCGCAGCGCAGATCGCACACACCGCCGGTCGGCTGGCCGACGCGATCGACACGGCCGGCCTCACGCTGCTCTCGCCGCGCTCGCCCGCCGAACGGGCGGGCATCGTGGTGGCGGGCTACCCTGCCGGCGCGGCGGTCGAGGCGCACGCGCGCCTGACGGCGGCGGGTGTCACCGCCACACTGCACGGCGACAGCCGCATCCGCTTCTCGCCGCACACCACCACGCCGGCCGAGACGGTCGAACGGGTGGCGGAGTTGCTGAGGGCTGATTAG